A DNA window from Capnocytophaga sp. ARDL2 contains the following coding sequences:
- the hpf gene encoding ribosome hibernation-promoting factor, HPF/YfiA family has protein sequence MHYLSEYIDYLLKEKKYSLHTARAYYRDVESFWSFIGDEVDVREIDAIFIRRWVAHLSTTDVANKTINRKLSSLKSYFKFLYIVQVVENYPLDLLKNLRVEKKIQIPFSAKEMQEVIDLHFQPTEDYETSRNLLILSLFYHLGLRKSELIQLQMKDYMIDSFRIIGKGTKERRIPISASLQEQISNYLILRKKQKSEGEDYFFLMKNGKKINQTFVYRLINDYFRPITTKEKTSPHILRHSFATHLIENGAEINAVKQLMGHASLSSTQVYVNNSVEELKKIYAQAHPLNRVQSITTNFKNSTDMKINVQAVGFSADRKLVDFLNERLGKLEQYYDKIVGIDVNLHVENTSDKENKQVDVLVKIPGDDLIVKKIAKSFEEAADNCGDALERLLVKRKEKAKGN, from the coding sequence ATGCACTACCTTTCTGAATATATCGACTACTTGCTCAAAGAAAAAAAATATTCTTTGCATACGGCTCGTGCGTACTACCGAGATGTGGAGAGTTTTTGGTCGTTTATCGGCGATGAGGTAGATGTGAGAGAAATCGATGCTATTTTTATTCGTCGATGGGTGGCTCATTTGTCTACTACTGATGTTGCCAATAAGACCATCAATCGTAAGCTGAGTTCGCTGAAATCGTATTTCAAGTTTTTGTATATCGTACAAGTAGTAGAAAATTACCCTTTAGACTTGTTGAAAAATCTACGAGTGGAGAAAAAAATTCAGATTCCCTTTTCAGCAAAAGAGATGCAGGAAGTGATCGATTTGCATTTTCAACCGACAGAAGACTACGAAACCAGTAGAAATCTACTCATTTTATCACTGTTTTATCATTTGGGTTTGCGAAAATCCGAATTGATACAATTGCAAATGAAGGATTATATGATCGATAGTTTTCGAATCATTGGAAAAGGTACTAAAGAGAGAAGAATCCCCATTTCTGCATCTTTACAAGAGCAAATTTCCAACTATTTGATTTTAAGAAAAAAACAAAAATCAGAAGGCGAGGATTATTTTTTTTTAATGAAAAATGGAAAAAAAATCAATCAAACATTTGTATATCGATTAATAAATGACTACTTTAGACCAATCACAACAAAGGAGAAGACGAGTCCACATATTTTACGACACTCTTTTGCCACCCATTTGATAGAAAACGGAGCTGAAATTAATGCCGTGAAACAACTCATGGGACATGCAAGTTTGAGTTCGACGCAGGTTTATGTCAATAATAGTGTAGAGGAGTTGAAAAAAATATATGCACAAGCTCATCCTTTGAACCGAGTACAAAGTATAACAACTAATTTTAAAAACAGTACAGATATGAAAATTAATGTTCAAGCAGTAGGATTTAGTGCAGATCGCAAATTGGTAGATTTTTTAAATGAGCGATTAGGAAAATTAGAACAATATTATGACAAAATCGTAGGTATCGATGTAAACTTACATGTAGAAAATACTTCAGATAAAGAAAACAAGCAAGTAGATGTATTGGTAAAAATTCCAGGAGACGATTTGATTGTAAAGAAAATAGCCAAATCTTTTGAAGAAGCAGCTGATAATTGTGGAGATGCTTTGGAAAGGCTACTTGTAAAAAGAAAAGAAAAAGCAAAAGGAAATTAA
- the rpsU gene encoding 30S ribosomal protein S21, with translation MLIIPVKDGENIDRALKRYKRKFDRTGTLRQLRERKNFTKPSVTKRAQLQKAQYIQRLKDSFEI, from the coding sequence ATGTTGATCATTCCAGTAAAAGACGGAGAAAACATCGATAGAGCGTTAAAGCGTTATAAAAGAAAATTCGATAGAACAGGTACATTGCGTCAGTTGAGAGAGCGTAAAAACTTTACAAAACCATCTGTAACTAAAAGAGCGCAATTGCAAAAAGCACAATATATCCAAAGATTGAAAGATTCTTTCGAAATCTAA
- a CDS encoding acyl-CoA dehydrogenase family protein produces the protein MNFEQNEMQKMIASSIREFAEKEIRPNIMKWDEEQTFPVELFRKLGEMGYMGVLVPEELGGSGLGYHEYITVVEEISKVDSSIGLSVAAHNSLCTNHILTFGNEEQKKKWIPKLATGEWIGAWGLTEHNTGSDAGGMNTTAVKDGDFWVLNGAKNFITHAISGNVAVVIARTGEKGDSRGMTAFVIEKGTEGFFSGKKENKLGMRASETAELIFQDCRVPDANRLGEVGEGFIQAMKILDGGRISIGALSLGIAKGAYEAALKYSKERVQFGKPISEFQAIGFKLADMATEIEASELLLHKAAYLKNNHLPVTKLGAMAKMYASEVCVKVSTEAIQIHGGYGYTKDFPVEKFFRDSKLCTIGEGTTEIQKLVISRNILKEA, from the coding sequence ATGAATTTTGAACAAAACGAGATGCAAAAAATGATTGCATCATCCATAAGAGAATTTGCTGAGAAAGAAATTAGACCCAATATCATGAAATGGGACGAAGAGCAAACATTTCCAGTAGAATTGTTTAGAAAATTGGGTGAAATGGGATATATGGGTGTTTTGGTACCAGAAGAATTAGGAGGTTCTGGATTGGGATACCACGAATATATCACCGTAGTAGAAGAAATTTCAAAAGTAGATTCGTCAATCGGATTGTCGGTTGCAGCTCATAACTCATTGTGTACAAACCATATTTTGACATTCGGAAACGAAGAGCAAAAGAAAAAATGGATTCCAAAATTGGCAACAGGAGAGTGGATCGGAGCTTGGGGATTGACTGAGCACAATACGGGGTCTGACGCAGGTGGAATGAACACTACAGCGGTAAAAGACGGAGATTTTTGGGTGTTGAACGGAGCGAAAAACTTCATCACACACGCCATTTCTGGAAATGTAGCGGTAGTAATTGCTCGTACAGGTGAAAAAGGAGATTCTCGTGGTATGACAGCTTTTGTGATTGAGAAAGGAACAGAAGGATTTTTCTCAGGAAAAAAAGAAAACAAATTGGGAATGAGAGCATCGGAAACAGCCGAGTTGATATTCCAAGATTGTAGAGTGCCAGATGCCAACCGTTTAGGAGAAGTAGGCGAAGGATTTATCCAAGCGATGAAGATTTTGGACGGAGGTCGTATCTCTATCGGAGCTTTGTCTTTGGGAATCGCAAAAGGAGCGTACGAAGCCGCTTTGAAATACTCAAAAGAAAGAGTACAGTTTGGGAAACCAATTTCTGAATTCCAAGCGATTGGATTCAAATTGGCGGATATGGCAACAGAAATCGAAGCTTCGGAATTGTTGTTGCACAAAGCAGCGTATTTGAAAAACAACCATTTGCCAGTAACCAAATTGGGAGCTATGGCAAAAATGTACGCATCAGAAGTGTGTGTAAAAGTTTCGACAGAAGCGATTCAAATTCACGGAGGGTATGGATATACTAAGGATTTCCCAGTAGAGAAATTCTTTAGAGATTCAAAATTGTGTACGATTGGAGAAGGAACAACCGAAATCCAAAAATTGGTAATCTCAAGAAATATTTTGAAGGAAGCGTAA
- a CDS encoding ComEA family DNA-binding protein: protein MKKTPTNYWSFTPRQVLSIGIVALVLIVLKVVVYLVEKQPAKVEYIVNQEEMNRIQKEMDSLYAQSQQLKIYPFNPNYLTKEKSFQLEMSLEEFERLQLLRNQGKFVNSNQEFQQITQVSDEWMKKYVQYFKFPDWVNKKSQAEQPSKVEKISIVVKDLNRATKEDFLAIKGVGEATAMKLLNEREKLGGFVSVKQLDFIYGISSEALKNLKQSFKLKSKPAIEKINLQTASIEELARVPYLTKTMARQIVIERSKQDEPLTKQQFQKIKGLPLEKIEIILLYLTF, encoded by the coding sequence ATGAAAAAAACACCCACTAACTATTGGTCATTTACCCCAAGGCAAGTTCTCTCAATCGGAATTGTTGCTTTGGTGTTGATTGTGCTAAAAGTAGTGGTTTATCTCGTTGAAAAACAACCTGCAAAAGTTGAATATATTGTCAATCAAGAGGAAATGAATCGCATACAAAAGGAAATGGATAGTTTGTATGCCCAATCACAACAATTGAAAATTTATCCCTTCAATCCCAATTATTTAACCAAAGAAAAATCCTTTCAATTGGAAATGAGTTTGGAGGAATTTGAACGATTGCAACTATTGCGAAATCAAGGGAAATTTGTCAATTCCAACCAAGAATTTCAACAAATTACCCAAGTTTCGGACGAATGGATGAAAAAATATGTTCAATATTTCAAATTTCCTGATTGGGTAAATAAAAAATCTCAAGCGGAGCAACCGTCAAAAGTTGAAAAAATATCCATTGTTGTAAAAGACCTCAATCGGGCAACCAAAGAAGATTTTTTAGCTATAAAAGGAGTAGGGGAGGCTACGGCAATGAAACTTTTGAATGAACGAGAAAAATTAGGCGGATTTGTGTCTGTGAAACAATTGGATTTTATTTATGGAATTTCGTCCGAAGCCTTGAAAAATCTCAAACAATCCTTTAAGTTGAAAAGCAAACCTGCAATTGAAAAAATCAACCTACAAACGGCATCTATAGAGGAATTGGCAAGGGTTCCGTATTTGACCAAAACCATGGCAAGGCAAATCGTCATTGAGCGAAGCAAACAAGACGAACCGCTTACAAAACAACAATTTCAAAAAATAAAAGGATTGCCTTTGGAAAAAATAGAAATAATTTTACTATATTTGACATTCTGA
- a CDS encoding pyridoxal-phosphate dependent enzyme yields MNFAKNILETIGNTPLVQLNNIVKDLPCKVLAKVEYFNPGHSCKDRMALKMVEDAEKDGRLKPGGTIIEGTSGNTGMGLALAAIVKGYKLICVLTDKQSKEKMDILRAVGAEVVVCPTDVEPTDPRSYYSVSKRLAEETPNGWYVNQYDNPSNAQANYEQTGPEIWQQTEGKITHFIVGVGTGGTISGVGKYLKEQNQNVKIWGVDTYGSVFKKYHETGIFDEDEVYSYVTEGIGEDILPKNVDFSVIDHFTKVTDKDAAVYCRKLALEEGIFVGMSSGSAIKGLLQMKDELKPDDVVVVLFHDSGSRYIGKIFNDDWMRAKGYLQDEIKTTLDLVKNKKQELVVVKTEELVSHVIDKMKVYHISQLPVIDKTGIVGAVGKQQLLEAMLENQNIADLPVRQVMQQAFPEVQADAKIAEVSQLLKNSSAVVVQLDNGKQHLITKSDVVNVL; encoded by the coding sequence ATGAATTTTGCAAAAAACATATTAGAAACCATCGGAAACACGCCTCTGGTACAGTTAAACAACATAGTAAAAGACTTGCCATGTAAAGTATTGGCAAAAGTAGAATATTTCAACCCAGGGCATTCGTGCAAGGATCGAATGGCTTTGAAAATGGTAGAAGATGCCGAAAAAGACGGTCGGTTGAAACCAGGAGGAACCATCATCGAGGGAACTTCCGGCAATACAGGAATGGGATTGGCATTGGCAGCGATTGTCAAAGGATACAAACTGATTTGTGTATTGACCGACAAGCAGTCTAAAGAAAAAATGGATATTTTACGAGCGGTTGGAGCAGAAGTAGTTGTGTGTCCTACGGATGTAGAGCCGACAGACCCGCGTTCGTATTATTCGGTATCAAAGCGATTGGCAGAAGAAACGCCCAATGGTTGGTATGTAAATCAGTACGACAATCCGTCGAATGCACAAGCAAATTACGAACAAACAGGTCCCGAAATTTGGCAACAAACCGAAGGAAAAATTACCCATTTTATCGTGGGAGTAGGTACAGGAGGAACGATTTCTGGCGTTGGAAAATACCTGAAAGAACAAAATCAGAATGTAAAAATATGGGGAGTAGATACTTACGGTTCAGTTTTTAAAAAATACCACGAAACAGGAATTTTCGACGAAGATGAGGTGTATTCGTATGTAACCGAGGGAATTGGAGAAGATATTTTGCCAAAAAATGTAGATTTTTCGGTAATAGACCATTTTACCAAAGTTACCGACAAAGATGCTGCGGTATATTGTAGAAAATTAGCGTTGGAAGAAGGGATTTTTGTAGGTATGTCTTCGGGGTCAGCAATAAAAGGATTGTTGCAAATGAAAGACGAATTAAAACCAGATGATGTGGTAGTGGTATTGTTTCACGATTCGGGTTCGCGATACATAGGAAAAATTTTCAATGACGATTGGATGAGAGCCAAAGGTTATTTACAAGACGAAATAAAAACCACTCTCGACTTGGTAAAAAACAAAAAACAAGAGTTGGTAGTAGTAAAAACCGAAGAATTGGTTTCGCATGTCATCGACAAAATGAAGGTGTATCACATTTCGCAATTGCCAGTGATTGATAAAACAGGAATTGTAGGAGCAGTAGGAAAACAACAATTGTTGGAAGCTATGCTCGAAAATCAAAACATTGCCGATTTGCCAGTTCGTCAAGTGATGCAACAAGCCTTTCCAGAAGTACAAGCCGATGCTAAGATTGCCGAGGTTTCTCAATTGTTGAAAAATTCATCAGCCGTAGTGGTACAATTAGACAACGGAAAACAGCACTTGATTACCAAAAGTGATGTGGTGAATGTGTTGTAA
- the argS gene encoding arginine--tRNA ligase, with protein MSINHTLIPFVKEAVSSIFQLDIENFEFQSTKKDFEGDATLVVFPLVKQIKGNPAAIATQIGDYLKKKCPLVTDFNVVQGFLNICIKDSYYAEVFKDIYSVEKYGYVQQPSNEAVMVEYASPNTNKPLHLGHIRNVLLGYSVAEILKAAGKKVYKTQIINDRGIHICKSMLAWQKFGNGQTPTSENLKGDKLVGNFYVAFDKAYKEQIDQLKANGMEEEQAKKEAPILLEAQEMLRKWEANDEEVVNLWKTMNQWVYDGFDVTYKNIGVDFDKNYYESETYLLGKDLVEEGLQKGVFFKKPDGSVWIDLTDEGLDEKLVLRADGTSVYITQDLGTATQRVKDFSDVSGMVYTVGNEQDYHFKVLFLILKKLGYSWAENLYHLSYGMVDLPSGKMKSREGTVVDADDLIADMWTTAKEISEELGKLDGLCEDDKDKLYQTIGLGALKYYILKVDPKKRILFDPKESVDFNGNTGPFIQYTYARIQSILRKASFDYSQVVIANELHPKEKELIKVLTGFPDAIQLAAKTYSPAIIANYTYDLVKEYNSFYQSVSILGEIDENKKIFRVQLSNKVAQTIENAFRLLGINVPERM; from the coding sequence ATGTCAATCAATCATACATTAATTCCGTTTGTAAAAGAAGCGGTTTCATCTATATTTCAATTAGATATTGAAAATTTTGAATTTCAATCTACGAAAAAAGATTTTGAAGGGGATGCTACTTTGGTCGTTTTTCCATTGGTGAAACAAATCAAGGGAAATCCTGCGGCTATTGCTACTCAAATTGGTGACTATTTAAAGAAAAAATGTCCTTTGGTTACAGATTTTAATGTGGTACAAGGATTTTTGAACATTTGCATTAAAGATTCTTATTATGCCGAAGTTTTCAAAGATATATATTCGGTTGAAAAATATGGTTATGTACAACAACCATCAAATGAAGCGGTAATGGTTGAATATGCTTCTCCAAATACCAACAAACCTTTGCATTTGGGACATATCCGCAATGTATTGTTGGGATATTCTGTGGCAGAAATCTTGAAAGCAGCTGGAAAAAAAGTTTATAAAACACAGATTATCAACGACAGAGGTATTCATATTTGTAAATCGATGTTGGCTTGGCAAAAATTTGGAAACGGACAAACTCCTACTTCAGAAAACTTGAAAGGCGACAAATTGGTGGGAAATTTTTATGTTGCATTTGACAAGGCATACAAAGAACAAATCGACCAGTTGAAAGCCAACGGAATGGAGGAAGAGCAAGCGAAAAAAGAAGCTCCGATTTTGTTGGAAGCTCAAGAAATGTTGAGAAAATGGGAAGCCAACGACGAAGAAGTGGTAAACCTTTGGAAAACAATGAATCAGTGGGTTTATGACGGATTTGATGTTACCTATAAAAACATTGGAGTAGATTTCGACAAAAATTATTACGAAAGCGAAACTTATTTATTGGGGAAAGATTTGGTGGAAGAAGGATTGCAAAAAGGCGTATTTTTCAAAAAACCAGACGGTTCGGTTTGGATTGATTTGACAGACGAAGGTTTGGACGAAAAATTGGTTTTGAGAGCCGATGGAACTTCGGTTTACATCACTCAAGATTTGGGTACAGCCACACAACGCGTAAAAGATTTTTCGGATGTAAGCGGAATGGTTTACACTGTTGGAAATGAGCAAGATTACCACTTCAAAGTATTGTTTTTGATTTTGAAAAAATTGGGGTATTCTTGGGCGGAAAATTTGTACCATTTATCTTATGGAATGGTAGATTTGCCATCAGGAAAAATGAAATCTCGCGAAGGAACGGTTGTAGATGCCGACGATTTGATTGCCGATATGTGGACAACGGCGAAAGAAATTTCGGAAGAATTGGGCAAACTAGACGGACTGTGCGAAGACGACAAAGACAAATTGTACCAAACCATAGGATTGGGAGCGTTGAAGTACTACATTTTGAAAGTAGATCCGAAGAAACGTATCTTGTTTGACCCAAAAGAATCGGTAGATTTCAACGGAAACACCGGTCCTTTCATTCAATACACTTACGCTCGTATTCAGTCGATTTTAAGAAAAGCATCGTTTGATTATTCGCAAGTAGTAATTGCAAACGAATTACATCCAAAAGAAAAAGAATTAATCAAGGTATTGACGGGGTTTCCAGATGCAATACAATTGGCTGCAAAAACATACAGTCCAGCCATCATAGCCAATTACACTTACGATTTGGTAAAAGAATACAATTCATTCTATCAATCGGTATCGATTTTGGGAGAAATCGACGAAAACAAAAAAATATTCCGAGTACAATTGTCAAACAAAGTAGCACAAACGATTGAAAACGCATTCAGATTGTTGGGAATCAATGTTCCTGAGAGAATGTAA
- the rplU gene encoding 50S ribosomal protein L21, with the protein MYAIVEIAGQQFKVSKDQKVYVHRLAVEEGEKVTFDKVLFADNNGSIAIGAPAITGASVEAKVLKHLKGDKVIVFKKKRRKGYKKKNGHRQALTQIVIEGINL; encoded by the coding sequence ATGTACGCAATCGTAGAGATAGCAGGGCAACAGTTTAAAGTTAGCAAAGATCAAAAAGTGTATGTACACCGTTTGGCAGTAGAAGAAGGTGAAAAAGTAACTTTCGACAAAGTACTTTTCGCTGACAACAACGGAAGCATCGCTATTGGCGCCCCAGCTATAACAGGAGCTTCAGTAGAGGCAAAAGTTTTAAAACACCTAAAAGGTGACAAAGTAATCGTTTTCAAAAAGAAAAGAAGAAAAGGTTACAAAAAGAAAAACGGACACAGACAAGCATTGACTCAAATCGTAATCGAGGGAATCAACTTGTAA
- the rpmA gene encoding 50S ribosomal protein L27, which translates to MAHKKGVGSSKNGRESESKRLGVKIFGGQAAVAGNIIVRQRGSKHNPGENVYMGKDHTLHAQVDGIVKFTKKRDNKSFVSVVPFEVEA; encoded by the coding sequence ATGGCTCACAAGAAAGGTGTAGGTAGTTCTAAGAACGGTAGAGAATCAGAATCGAAACGCTTAGGTGTAAAAATCTTCGGTGGACAAGCTGCAGTTGCAGGTAATATTATCGTAAGACAAAGAGGATCTAAACACAACCCAGGTGAAAATGTTTATATGGGGAAAGATCACACTTTACACGCGCAAGTAGATGGTATCGTGAAATTTACTAAGAAAAGAGACAACAAATCATTCGTATCTGTTGTTCCTTTCGAAGTAGAAGCATAA
- the dusB gene encoding tRNA dihydrouridine synthase DusB: MIKIGNINLPEHPLLLAPMEDVSDPPFRRLCKMHGADMMYSEFISSEGLIRDAIKSKMKLDIFDYERPVGIQIFGGDEEAMAMSAKIVETVQPDLVDINFGCPVKKVVCKGAGAGVLKDIDLMVRLTKAVVKSTNLPVTVKTRLGWDESSINIDEVAERLQDVGVQALTIHARTRAQMYKGHSDWTHIERIKNNPRIQIPIFGNGDIDSPEKAKEYKERFGLDGMMIGRAAIGYPWIFNEIKHYLATGEFLAPPTMSQRLEAAKNHLQWSMEWKGERVGIVEMRRHYANYFKGISGFKPHRMRLVTEDNPEVLLKIFDEIEDFYKHNPLG; the protein is encoded by the coding sequence ATGATAAAAATAGGCAACATAAATCTTCCAGAACATCCGCTTTTGTTGGCACCAATGGAAGATGTCAGCGACCCTCCTTTTCGTAGGCTGTGCAAAATGCACGGTGCAGATATGATGTATTCGGAATTTATTTCCTCCGAAGGATTGATTCGTGATGCTATCAAAAGTAAAATGAAACTCGATATTTTTGATTATGAGCGTCCTGTGGGTATCCAAATTTTTGGCGGAGATGAAGAAGCTATGGCAATGTCTGCAAAAATTGTAGAAACCGTTCAACCCGATTTGGTGGACATCAACTTTGGTTGTCCTGTAAAAAAAGTGGTATGTAAAGGTGCAGGAGCTGGCGTATTGAAAGACATTGATTTGATGGTACGATTGACCAAAGCCGTCGTAAAAAGTACCAACCTGCCTGTAACAGTAAAAACGCGTTTGGGCTGGGACGAAAGCAGTATCAACATAGACGAAGTAGCCGAAAGACTGCAAGATGTAGGTGTACAAGCCTTGACCATTCATGCGCGTACAAGAGCTCAGATGTACAAAGGGCACAGCGACTGGACACATATCGAACGCATTAAAAATAATCCGAGAATACAAATACCTATTTTTGGAAATGGCGATATCGACAGCCCAGAAAAAGCCAAAGAATACAAAGAAAGATTTGGTTTAGACGGAATGATGATAGGCCGTGCAGCGATTGGTTACCCATGGATTTTCAATGAAATCAAACATTATTTGGCAACTGGCGAATTTTTAGCTCCACCTACAATGAGTCAGCGATTGGAAGCTGCAAAAAATCACTTACAGTGGTCTATGGAATGGAAAGGCGAACGCGTAGGAATCGTAGAAATGCGAAGACATTATGCCAATTATTTCAAAGGAATTTCTGGATTTAAACCACACAGAATGCGATTGGTTACAGAAGACAATCCAGAAGTTTTGCTAAAAATATTCGACGAAATAGAAGACTTTTACAAGCATAATCCTTTAGGATAA